Genomic window (Musa acuminata AAA Group cultivar baxijiao chromosome BXJ1-9, Cavendish_Baxijiao_AAA, whole genome shotgun sequence):
ttttctcTGTCCTAAGTTGCTAGCACTTTGACTAAAGCAATCTTCTTATAAAAAATTCTACATGAACAATGAACAATGAAGcaaaatataaagataaaaagACCATCACTCCATATAAAAACAAAGTAAACCTGTATAAAATGgcatcataaagaaaaaaaaaagagaaaaataaggatCCATTGGAAAACTGATATGTAAATCTCTACATGTGACTTCCATAAGGCAGCACTCATCCAAAGAAAGTACACCACTAATGGATTTGAGTCCAATATTTTGCAAAGCtcaatgcaggattaactacactaGAAATTTTGCACACATTTAAATATCACAAACAGTTCCATTAGACATCTATACTGATCATGGTATCAAATATCCTATTAGCTTAGACTACACCAATGAAAACAACACACTGACCAGCTTGAAATATAAAGGGCAAAAAGTGAAGTGCATACCAGCACTACTTTAACTTGGGCATCTCAAGGAGTGGAGCCAAGAGCCCCACATCTTGAGCAACAGAAATGCTGCCACGATCAGCTCTCTGTGGTCTTATCCAACATGGGCTTCTTTTGAGAAGGTTCAGCATCAATAGGCTTTATAGTAGCTCGCTTTATGCCTCTGCCCACGACGCCTAGGTCCATCACACCACCATTTGATGCAGCAGTAGAAATAGTTGGAGAATCAAAACCACCATTTGTGGCTCCCATCTGCAAAGAATTCAAAGATGAAGCTCTGGATGCACTTGGTGCATTCTTTTCATCATAAGGCTGCTTAGAAGCTATCAACTTCATGACTTCAGACACAACAGATCTTGGATTCATCAATATTTGTTGCAGGTCTTCCAGCTACATCCATAAAATGTAAAAGACTTTGTAAGTGCTGATGTTGTGTCCAAAGATGTAATCTGTTTGTAAGCTACAACCATGCTATCGCATGATATTTGACAATGCAGCTGAAAGAAAATCACCGATTGCCAGATCTAGTGGTTCTAATTTGGTAATAtaatttaatgcaataaaattctaagaatcaAATTTCAACTTTGCAAAGAAAAATAACATTAGTAAAAAATACCTTCTTTTCAAGCTCAATTAATATCGAACTGAATAGTTCTATCTCTTCCACAAAATTAGATGAAGACCTAGCATCTTCAGCAGTTAGATTGTCACTTTTCTCTGAGCCAGACACAGAATTCCCAACAGCTTCAGCTGGAGTTGTCAAGCTTGTTGTAGAAGACCTAGCATCTTCAGCAGTTAGATTGTCACTTTTCTCTGAGCCAGACACAGAATTCCCGACAGCTTCAGCTGGAGTTGTCAAGCTTGTTGTATTTTCCTTGAGTCTTTGTAAACGAGACTTGCAAAGTGATATCGCCTTTTCACAGTAAGGTATGGCATCTTTAATTCTAGATCCCAATTCCAAGACTAAACTTATCCTGAAGTTTCTAAAATCAAGTTAAAGAAGCAGAAAAGATAATTTCTGTAAATGACATTTAATTACTCACTTTCCAGGTcagaattttatttttacattgctAACAAGTAGCAAGTAGTAACAATATATCACTTGAAAGGATACAATTCAACAATCCGGCGATTGTCAAACTCAACCAGGTGTTCCAATATGGATAGAGCTCTCAAATAGTCATTTAACGAAGTCTCAATGTCCTCTGCAAGTTAGCAAAGTTGCTCAGATTTCAGTATAGCAGTTGATATCTGTAGGAACAGCAGCTAAAGGAAGCTAACCTCTTTCCATGGAAACTTCAGCTAGAGCAGCCAAGATATTCACCTTCTCCATGGTATTTCCAGAGCTCTTCTCAACAATTGCCCTTGCAACATCTAGCATTTTCCACGCAAGATCCAAATCAGATTCATCTTCATCTGCTTCAGCCGTATCCTCATCATCATCTCCACTTTCATCATCAACTTCATCATTTGTATAATCCTCATCACCTAAACCTTCTCCTACAGACATAATAAGAACAGCTATGACAAGGAACAGTAGAGCAACTTATGTTTAGCcatgaaacagaaaaaaaaaaaaaaaactgaagagAGCTAAAACAATAATGCCGCAGAAACTACTGATAGGGCATGCTTAAGGCTAAAATTGAAGCTACTGCCAAAGAAACAGAGAGTTAGGAACAGGAAAGTTGATGACTATCAAAGATGTCTAGAACTCCAGCAATCATGCAAACCAACCAGATCCATAACTTGCTATGGTCACCACATGAACTTTATAAGATCTACAAGAACAACATAATAAGCTtattcatattttttaaaaaaatcaataaatagCAAGTGTGCTAGCTTATTGACTAGAATTAGATTTGATTGTATATTCCTCTGTTATGTTATTATGTCTGCATTCTAAGGACaatgggagggaggaggaggtggctgGTAATCTTGACTAAATTATCAAAACATTGACTACGTGTCCAATTCTAAAGATGACCAAAATATAACACAAGATTTCTAGCATCACCTTTATTTTCAGTTTCAATTTTAACCCTCAAGAGTTTCATTGGCAGTATCAATGTTTTTTCATTGTGGAAATTTTAGCATTTCTCTTAGAAAGATTAATCTGGTTCAACCAATCTGAAATACGATCAACGGTTGTCCACTAAACAGTCTTCATTAGAAAAAAGTTATAAAAAATTAACAAATATGGAATTGGGCAGACTTGATTATCTCATGAGTTTTGGTAGCTTTGACTAATTTGTGTCACTGATTTCGGCCAAAACTACCACTATATTCTTAAACCAAACCACAAACATAAATTTTGGTCCAATAGCAGCTTGGTAATATAGCAGACTGGTAAACCAGCCTGTATAATAACCCATACAGCCTTGTTTGACCCCAATGATACAGACCGCTATTTGAAACCATGAACCAAAAATCTAAAGGTAGTTTATATGAGCTTTGTTCCAAATCTGGTTCAACCAATCAAGATCAAGATAAGTCAATATTCAATACATTAACTTTACACATCATGAGCATCACAAAGTTGAAATGAAAACAGCCCTAACAAAAAAATTGGGTGCCCTAAAAAATTGGTTGCTCCTAAGGGCACTGTTATGATCATGATCAACTATTAACAATCCAACAGTCCTTTTAAGGCTTTTGGCTTCCCAACAGAATATACAACTATCCGAAagtaaatatataataaactTAATATAATTATTGATGCATATTGATTAAAACTAAACATTTAGAGCATATAACTCAAAAATCTATTATGTCACTTTGATAATCTTTTAGAACCATTTGGGACTCTTAAATAACCGTTGCACAAATTGCTCGATAAGCAAGCTGACCTATACAGCAACCCTATCACAATAGTTTTGACTAATCTACATCTCCCAGTAATATATGAAAGGACAGTTTAAAAAACTGTATCAGTATTAGTAATGATAGATGTTATACCCAGTGTTACAAAAATCCTAAATAGAAAAACAACAGTGACAACAGATACCTATTATCTAAATCAAACATATATAGGTGCTTAATGTATCACATCATCAGCACTAGCGTTAGAACACATACTGAGTAGAACAGCAATATAAGTACAGAAGGTGGTTAAGTTTATAGACAAGTACCTTGTATTACTGATTTATTAAACACAGAGTTGAAGTATGATAATAAGACATCTATATTGATTAAAACTAGCTGCTCAAGAATTCATTTTCAAAAGCAATACACTAGACAGGCATCCTTgatcaattatatttataatcACAATCTCAAAATGTAAAATTATTCAGTTCATTCCTGGAATATAATGGAGGAAAATTACACTTACAACAATACGATAAAATTTGGTTGGTCCAACTGAGATGATCCATAATGGCATCAACAACAATAATCAAGTTATacccttaaaaaaaaataaaagaagcaatCATATTTAAAATCTTAGTATGTAGGTGTTAATAACCATAGGAGCAATAAACCTTTTTTTCCTAAGATGTACTATCAGTCTTAACTCTTTCAATATGATGATGACTACGTAGAAGACAAAGGCAATGCAGGTATAAAGATGTCATCAACAAAGACCCTATTACTGCTGATTTGTTCCCCAGAATTAATCATGAAGTTTTTAAAAACTTGCGCTGCACAAGCAGCAAATCCCTCTGAAATCTCCAATATTTCTGAGATGTAATGGTCATAAAGGAGAATCACCTTATACAAAATGaactatgtattatatatatatatatatatatatatatagtgttgatGAGGTTAGTTAGAGATAAGGCAATCACTATCTTGGACCTTGTAAAGAAGAAAGAGATGGATTGTCAAATAGTACCGTCAGGTACTTCTTTCCCAACTGGTGTTTCTTTAGAATTGTCAACAGAAGCCTTTGATGAACTTCCACTCTCTACTGTACAACTAGAAGTTTTGGCTTTTTCTACACTTGTCGGTGGGCCCTTAGGGAAGTTACCCAGTGGTTCAGCTTCTTCTTGAGCCTTATACAGTAGTGCACAACCATACTTATAATATGAGCTAGCACATTCTTGAGCAAGTTCACCAAAATGTGAAACCCTGAAACAAAAAGTTAGATTACAGTTATCATCAATAGATTAAAAACAAATCAATTCATGATCTAAATATGAAAGAATAAGTAATAATTAACCAAAAAATTACACTACTATAATGCCTATCAGTCAAAAAGTTCAAGCAATTGTCTCATGCCATATCTTCTTGATCATTAACCAATATGCCCACCAGCCGAGATTTCAGGGACAGAACACCAAGTTAAGTGCTCTATTTTCTAGCTTAAGTGAATCATAACGAAAGTTCACTTgctttttttctcaaaataattatACAATGTCGGATTTTAAATAATCTAAGATACAGAAATAAATCAACTAAACTCAATAATGTCAAGAAGCACTCGGGTAAGGCGAGAtgaggctgagggcttcagtgtgTAGCTGTGTGCTATACTTCTATACACAAGGCACCTTCAACTAAGCAACAATAAACATGCTGTGCATCCTAGGCACTCAGAAAGACTAGCCCAGGTGACCTAAATACCACTGACAGGATAAAAACTCAATTCTCCCCCCTCTCTTCGACCTGCTCCAAAAATAATCCCCCATGCCTGATACATGTGTTATGCGCTGGCATTCTTACCATCGATTGCCTTCCACTGGTTGTGTCTCTCCTTGTCCAGTGTATCTCCCCTGTTCTTCACTCCCTTTTTCctacctcttctttctcccctgtcACTGTAGGTTCTTAGTCATCGCCCTCTCCTCTGTCTTCCCTCTTTATCTCTCAATTATGTGTGACCAGAGGTACTTAACTATCACCCCCTCCTCCATCTTACCTTCTCTCTACCTCTCGTCTATGTGTAGCCAGAACCCTCTGCTGTTGTCATTCTAACTTTCCTCCTTTTCCCAccctatcctctctctctctctctctacaaccaACACCCATTTTTGTTGTCCTCTCTGCCCTCATTTTTTATCATTCTCTTCTTTGTTCCCCTCTCTCTTCTCTCCATAGCTGACAACCATCCTTCTTGTTTCCCTCCTTCCATCTTCATGCTTTTCTCACctccctcctctttcttctccacTGGCTTCCTCTCCCCTTTTGTTTCCTCTCTCAAAGCTTAATCAATCAATTTAACATCACAATTAAAACTACATTACAAATAAAATGGTAACTGAAGGTACATCAGAGGAATGATcatcaaaaacataaaaaaaatatcatgcttgaaAGTACAATCATACAAATAAATAACACACTTTGTATACAACATTGCAGGTCATTGTAGATACCAACATGAAACGTCCACAACACTGCAGACCAAGCAGCATACTATTTCCTCATTCATACATTGATTTAGCGACAGTCCAACTTTGAAGGCATTATCTTTTCACACACAAAAAGTGTCTATTAGCATGAGTTTGTAAAGTAAAAAGGGTACACAAGGTATTTAATTATCAGAAATTATATCAATTTTCTAACAGATAACTACTGAAATAAACCATACTAACGCTAGCAATCATCCAGTTTAGTTGCCAAACAACCGTATAGCATacatgtgtgtatacatatatataccccCACAAATTCTAATATGATAAACATATAGACAGATGAACATGTAAACCAAGAGAATTGGCATATGACGAAAAAACATCTACATACTGTCATCATGAGTCATTGTAAATTTGGACGATACAAATTTCAATATATCAACCTTTCGGGGAAAAAAAGGTTGTCAAAATATTAAAAGATACGATTTTTCCAGAAATATTAAGATGTAAGACATATACAGATATGTCAGCGTGTTGGTTCCACAGACAAAATTAACGATGCAAATAGAAGCATAAATCGAACTCAGCCATCGAAGAGTACAACTAAAGGATGAAAAAAATCGAAAGGTCGCAGAACGAAGCCCTAACTTGATTTCCAAGGCGCGGCTGAGGCAATCCACGGCTTCCACGAAGTCCCCGTCCTCTATCGCCTTGGACCCCTTCCCGAACAGCTCGTCCGCGTGAACTAGGGTTTTCTCGGGCCCCTCTTCTTTGGGAGCACTCGAGGAACCGCCACTGCAGTCATGGTCCTTGACCGCGGCCGCCCCCTCGGGGGCCATGGCCTCGGAGGGAACGGGATCTTGCGCTAGGGCTTCTTCGACGGAGTGGGTTTGGTCCGGGGAAGCCATGGCGGAGAAAGAGGAACGCGTTGCGTGACTGAGGAGAGGAGCGAGGCGGGCGACTAAATTGGCTGGCGAGGAGGAGATCGGACGGTTGGATTTGGTTTGATCAGCGATGATGCTTAAAGGGCTTCGGCGCAGCGATTTCAATTTTTCGTGCGTGTTTGTTTGCCGGGAAAGGCAAAATTTACCATTGCTGATGTGGCTTTCTCGatgaatttatattaaaaattattcttATTCAAAAAAAAGTTAATCTCTTTTATGGGAgtaatttattatcatttttattttcggAAAAAAAATAGTATATTTCAATTTCTCCCAAATTATATACTATTAGTCTTACTCCCTAATTCAATTTAGGGTTCCTTTAAATATATTCATACAACTTTGTCGGATCTTGTAAAATTAATCTAAATTCAGATGAAAAAGCTAAAGAATCTAATAGCAAGTAGCAGTCACAAATTTATCTATTTCTCGTGATATTATGTTTTAATCAGATATATTACGGTCAATTTTTtggaatattatttcataatgaattttgaTAAGTTCGATGTACTTATGGATATCTAATAGATTTTCTTTGTTTTGCCTAACATGATTGTTCCATTATTATGAATGGAatagaataaataattattatttctcATATTCATAAATAATCACAATTATTATATAAACTTTTAATTTGTATCATGATTGAATTTTCTTCATTAGTTGTTGTTAAGTAAAAATTTGGGAGCAAATTGTGGTCCCTTTCACATCTATCACAATTTAATTTTGTTTAATACTAATTCAACTATAGAGGTTTAGAATCCTATAAAACTATAGTAGGTGTTACTAACAAATACCCTTTCGATATTTAAGATAGTTTTAGGTTTAAATAATTTAGTTAATAGTTTGGAAATAAACCTATAAAGTTCTTTTATAGTGATCTCTTTTGATCCTTACTCTCTTCATTGTTAGTCATGTGTCAACCACATAGTTCTAGTGTATTGTCCATATCAATTTCATGTCATCCATATGACGTTAATGTGTCATTCACATGACGTTGAAATGTGGGTCACGTGACGTTGATGTGTCACCCACGTGGTGTTGATTTATCATTTATGTGACAATAGTATATCACTAAAATGTTACCCGTATAACGGTAACGTATCATCCATTTATTGCCAAAGAGTTCAGCACATGATATCACTATGTCATCATCGATTATATGATACTATTGTAAGTAGATGTTCTTCTCGTTTTACGATTACTTGAAATTAAGAtttatgatataaaattttattatgtgcacaatttgaaaaaaaaaacaagtatatTTAACTGGAAAAATGCCAACAATGAGATGAATAACATGGTGGTTacttataatttaattaaaaatattctagtgtatcaaaattaaaatcattgtTATTTGGGGGAATTATCCTAAaacataataaatttttaaaacataATAAAATCTTCCTCCTTCGATGTTGCTCAACATTTGTGACGATGCTAAAGGAGGAATATGAGGCAGGTGAGATAGAGCAGATACGATTGATCGATCTCGAAACCCTAGCCAACGTAGATGTAGATGTCTCACTtgtctcatcttcctcctctagctcttcctcctcctcgttgaTATTTGGATCGACATCGATAAGGCTGACCACCACGTCGTTGTCGTCGTTCATCGTCATAATAGCCACCCACGATGCCATCATCCATCaccatcatcaaaattactttttttaCCCATCATCTTCGTACTATTCATGTATGTACTGTCATGTGTTATATCTTCAATTGATAAAGCCGATGACATTAggttaaataagattaaatattttactttcatgacTATAAAgagtttaatataaatttttgaagtatGTGGACTGATATACTAAAGATGTCTAACTACATAGTTTAAAATATAGTTAGTTCATCATTATTATTGAAATTATCATTTTCTCCATCGTCTTTGTGTTATTATTGTCACATCCTATCTTCgataaaatcgatgatattatggtaaataaaattaaatatttcacttttataactataaaaaaattaatataatttttttttaactatataagataatatgtaattagtccttaTCAAtcgatttgtttttaaatttttacTCCTATTCAGTTTCTTTGGTAAAAGCTATTATTGGAGGTCTCACTTTGGATGAACTTTTTGCTTCAACACATCTCAAAATCTTTCTTCCTTGCAAGGTCGAATTTGACCTATTAGCAAATCCACTTAGGACCAGACTCGGccaatttgattttatctccaaTTTCTATAAGTAGGCCTCAATGTCACAACTTTCTTTGAATTAAACAAAACTCAATATCAAATTATTGGGACATTAtgtttttttattgttattattataaatataataaaagtatataaatgttttttttattaGTATGAGGCCTATAAATTAGAGATAAATCTCCCAATCTCTCAAAATCCAGATTTCTCAGCTTTATGACACTACATTAATCTCTTGTGTATTCTAATCTGTATCTTTCTTAATCTctctatttatatatttatagaaGGAAAAAAGCCAAGCTATTAAATTtaactttaaaaaaaaatctaattttattaatcttttatataattataaattttaatttaatgttCCAACACTATCGTTGCATTCTCCACGGCCGACCGACAGTCCTCGGTCCTAATCCTCTCCAGCTCTTCTGCCACCTCCGCCATCGACGGTCTCGCCTCTCTGTAGAAGGCGAGGCACCGGAACGCTACCTCCGCCACCTCCTGCACCGAAGCCCTCGTCCGACCATCCCAGTCATCTTTGATGAACGGGTCCACGATGTCCTCCACCATCCCCTTCCCTATCCTGTCCGTCGCCAGCGCCGCCAGGTTCACTTCGCTCGTCGCTCGACCAAAGTCCACCACCTTCATGGCCGTTATTATCTCCACCAGCACCAccccgaagctgtacacgtcgcACTTATCCGAGAGGTGGAAGTTACAGTGACACTGCGGGTCGACGTACCCCATCGTCCCCTGCGGCACAGTCGAGGCGTTGGATGACTCCACCATGGCAGGCGTCGCGAGCCCGAAGTCCGCCAGCTTCGGTCTCAGGTCGTAATCCAACAAAATGTTGCTGGACTTGACGTCACGGTGGTAGATCGGCGGTTGCACGGCCGTGTGGAGGTACGCGACGGCCGTGGCAACGTCGGCCGCGATGGAGACGCGAGCGTGCCACGACAAGCCGTCGCCTCGCTTCCGGCGGAGGTGCTGGGAGAGAGTGCCGTTGGGCATGAACTCATACACCAGGATGTGCTCGCCGCTCTCGATGCAGCAGCCCAGCAGGCGGACGACGTTGGGGTGGCTGACGGAGGAGACGAGCTTGATCTCGTTTATGATGAGGTCGACGTCGTCGTGTTTGAGCCTTTTGATGGCGACGAGGCCGGCGTTGGATAGTTTTCCGACGTACACGGTGGAGTAGGCGCCGG
Coding sequences:
- the LOC135593844 gene encoding NASP-related protein sim3-like, giving the protein MASPDQTHSVEEALAQDPVPSEAMAPEGAAAVKDHDCSGGSSSAPKEEGPEKTLVHADELFGKGSKAIEDGDFVEAVDCLSRALEIKVSHFGELAQECASSYYKYGCALLYKAQEEAEPLGNFPKGPPTSVEKAKTSSCTVESGSSSKASVDNSKETPVGKEVPDGEGLGDEDYTNDEVDDESGDDDEDTAEADEDESDLDLAWKMLDVARAIVEKSSGNTMEKVNILAALAEVSMEREDIETSLNDYLRALSILEHLVEFDNRRIVELNFRISLVLELGSRIKDAIPYCEKAISLCKSRLQRLKENTTSLTTPAEAVGNSVSGSEKSDNLTAEDARSSTTSLTTPAEAVGNSVSGSEKSDNLTAEDARSSSNFVEEIELFSSILIELEKKLEDLQQILMNPRSVVSEVMKLIASKQPYDEKNAPSASRASSLNSLQMGATNGGFDSPTISTAASNGGVMDLGVVGRGIKRATIKPIDAEPSQKKPMLDKTTES